One window of Sphingobacteriales bacterium genomic DNA carries:
- a CDS encoding translation initiation factor IF-3 has protein sequence MAKLVKPGFKKPADSGKFEYRINDEIRVPQVRLVGDNVEEGVYPISQALKLAEEKELDLVEIAATATPPVCRIIDFNKFLYEKKRREKEIKAKTQKTVIKDIRFTPNTDDHDFEFKAKHAERFLSEGDKVKAFVQFKGRAIVFKERGELLLLKFAQRLEDFGVLEKLPVLEGKNMIIFLSPKKKKPTT, from the coding sequence TTGGCAAAATTAGTTAAACCCGGTTTTAAAAAACCCGCCGATAGCGGCAAGTTTGAATATCGTATTAACGACGAAATACGAGTGCCTCAGGTTAGGCTTGTGGGCGACAATGTTGAAGAGGGCGTTTACCCCATTTCACAAGCTTTGAAACTGGCAGAAGAAAAGGAGTTAGACCTGGTAGAAATAGCAGCAACAGCAACCCCTCCTGTGTGCCGGATTATTGATTTTAACAAGTTTTTGTACGAAAAAAAGCGCAGGGAGAAGGAAATAAAAGCCAAAACCCAAAAAACGGTCATCAAAGACATCCGCTTTACCCCGAATACCGATGACCATGATTTTGAATTTAAAGCCAAACACGCTGAGCGCTTCCTGTCAGAAGGCGATAAAGTAAAAGCTTTTGTACAATTCAAAGGGAGAGCTATCGTATTCAAAGAAAGGGGTGAGTTGTTATTGCTTAAATTTGCTCAACGCCTTGAAGATTTTGGCGTTTTGGAAAAACTCCCGGTTTTGGAAGGGAAAAACATGATTATCTTCCTCTCTCCCAAAAAAAAGAAACCGACTACCTAA
- a CDS encoding T9SS type A sorting domain-containing protein, whose product MWRLIIVLVCIFLVKLIFAQHKYFEKNIKTEFAQSIHEIVYYNGNNVILGLGHSNDPTSFEKVKLIFTNDQIEDTISFNFGEDYGDFVLRDLIQTPTGFAISGRMNNGVVNPITYETHDTQYLMEVDFDGNLLNFYNLQQFPYQGDAACMHHYPETNTYYVGGEAFLSTVPTQMWLLKMTNGEVVWRNNYGSYPYRNTIHKLLPASDGGVFAFADVNVNTGFYLGNFAILKINSDGLIEWSETFSVGFEDRLTDAIFTNNEGFLLAGASNIPNPINNNRLYATLLRLDSSRNTIWSKQYFTDSYRGEMVKCHKIGEDFICIGNIKNIGVFWKSFIMKVRGSDGEPLWTRLFDYGISHDYFYNFTPVPQPLGGYICVGRADTIETINSELWSLGGAYIVKTNCMGLLTLPQAAFSVSQDPNLPARFQFTNQSQYAYPDSIDGGYYVLDWGDGSPPYLCGQGYAPCTQDTLIHTYQTEGIYGVTLQAIVCNDTSTQIQSICFGVVPNPQAEFSYQDFGGAIIFTNLSQNSYTEQGGYYVWDFGDGSQPVSAEHPTHEYEENGSYTVTLTLVVCGDTSVYSQDVVVQTVGNPPQPLQGGELQSMLQVYPNPAQNTLTFAFTEGQTPPSGGWGVTGDLGVKLLSLTGQTVLQTTLSAGETSKTVSVAHLPEGLYLYVVEQAGGVVARGKVAVVR is encoded by the coding sequence ATGTGGAGACTAATAATTGTATTGGTATGCATTTTTTTAGTAAAACTAATTTTTGCGCAGCATAAGTATTTTGAAAAAAACATAAAAACAGAGTTTGCTCAAAGCATACATGAAATTGTGTATTACAATGGGAATAATGTTATATTAGGTTTAGGTCACAGTAATGATCCTACCAGTTTTGAAAAAGTAAAATTGATTTTTACCAATGATCAAATAGAAGACACAATATCGTTCAATTTTGGAGAAGATTACGGCGATTTTGTTCTTAGAGACTTAATCCAAACTCCAACAGGTTTCGCTATTAGTGGTCGGATGAATAATGGTGTAGTTAATCCGATAACTTACGAAACTCATGACACTCAATACTTGATGGAGGTGGATTTCGACGGAAATTTGCTCAATTTTTACAATCTTCAACAGTTCCCATATCAAGGTGATGCAGCATGTATGCATCATTATCCTGAAACCAATACTTATTATGTTGGCGGAGAGGCATTTTTAAGCACTGTTCCTACTCAAATGTGGTTGCTGAAAATGACTAATGGCGAGGTGGTTTGGCGGAATAATTATGGCTCTTATCCATATCGTAATACTATACATAAACTTCTTCCCGCTTCAGATGGTGGTGTATTTGCTTTTGCAGATGTAAATGTAAATACTGGTTTTTATTTAGGTAATTTTGCTATCTTAAAAATCAATTCTGACGGTCTAATCGAATGGAGTGAGACTTTTAGCGTTGGATTTGAAGACAGATTAACAGACGCTATATTTACAAACAATGAAGGTTTTTTACTTGCCGGGGCGAGCAATATACCAAATCCGATCAATAACAACAGGTTGTATGCAACTTTGTTGCGATTGGATTCATCAAGAAATACTATTTGGAGTAAGCAGTATTTTACTGATAGTTACAGGGGTGAAATGGTCAAATGTCATAAAATTGGAGAGGATTTTATTTGTATTGGCAATATAAAGAATATAGGTGTATTTTGGAAATCTTTCATTATGAAAGTACGAGGTAGTGATGGGGAACCTTTGTGGACTCGATTGTTTGATTATGGGATATCGCACGATTACTTTTATAATTTCACACCTGTTCCTCAACCTTTAGGAGGCTATATTTGTGTGGGTCGCGCAGATACTATTGAAACAATTAATTCTGAACTGTGGTCTCTTGGTGGGGCTTATATCGTCAAAACCAACTGCATGGGCTTGCTCACCCTTCCGCAGGCGGCGTTTTCCGTTTCGCAAGACCCCAACCTGCCCGCCCGCTTCCAGTTTACCAATCAAAGCCAATACGCCTATCCCGATAGCATAGACGGCGGATACTACGTGCTGGATTGGGGAGACGGCAGCCCGCCCTACCTCTGCGGGCAAGGCTACGCCCCCTGCACCCAAGATACGCTCATTCACACCTACCAGACGGAGGGCATCTACGGCGTTACCCTGCAAGCCATCGTTTGCAACGATACCTCCACCCAAATCCAATCCATCTGTTTCGGCGTTGTTCCCAATCCGCAGGCAGAATTTAGTTACCAGGATTTCGGCGGTGCTATCATCTTTACCAACCTAAGCCAAAACAGCTACACCGAGCAGGGTGGCTACTATGTTTGGGATTTCGGCGACGGCAGCCAGCCGGTTTCGGCAGAACACCCCACTCACGAATACGAAGAAAACGGCAGCTACACCGTTACCCTCACCCTCGTCGTTTGTGGAGATACTTCGGTGTATTCGCAGGATGTTGTTGTTCAAACGGTAGGAAACCCACCCCAACCCCTCCAAGGAGGGGAATTACAGAGCATGTTGCAGGTTTATCCCAACCCTGCCCAAAACACCCTAACCTTTGCCTTTACAGAAGGCCAAACTCCCCCTTCAGGGGGCTGGGGGGTAACAGGGGATTTAGGGGTAAAACTTCTCTCCCTCACCGGTCAGACCGTCCTGCAAACTACTCTTTCCGCAGGGGAAACGAGCAAAACCGTTTCGGTGGCACATCTGCCGGAGGGGTTGTATTTGTATGTGGTGGAGCAGGCAGGAGGTGTTGTGGCGCGGGGGAAGGTGGCGGTGGTGAGATAG
- a CDS encoding T9SS type A sorting domain-containing protein — MDSQINRTYLDITSEEEALIREIAATNTLAAMDARVMLYTAFGEEIILALPQLPSIIAENIGNWNVHFKNKNVVKDPKVIVYPNPTTDILSIQYFPEKNTNYKLQIFNSRGNLQMESSLDNKKSVFTLDIGNWSSGLYYYHIKGNSNMPNVGKFTIISK, encoded by the coding sequence ATGGATTCTCAAATCAACCGAACTTACCTCGATATTACCTCCGAAGAAGAAGCTTTGATAAGAGAAATTGCGGCGACCAACACCCTTGCCGCAATGGATGCAAGAGTAATGCTATATACAGCATTCGGTGAAGAAATAATACTTGCCTTGCCTCAACTTCCTTCAATAATAGCCGAAAATATAGGAAACTGGAATGTACATTTTAAAAATAAAAATGTTGTAAAAGACCCGAAGGTAATTGTATATCCCAATCCTACAACTGATATACTTTCTATTCAGTATTTTCCTGAAAAAAATACAAACTATAAGTTACAGATTTTTAATTCCCGGGGTAATCTACAAATGGAAAGTTCATTAGACAACAAAAAGTCCGTATTTACCTTAGATATTGGTAACTGGTCAAGCGGGCTATATTATTACCACATCAAAGGCAATAGCAATATGCCTAATGTTGGTAAATTTACAATTATCAGTAAATAG
- a CDS encoding PKD domain-containing protein, with the protein MLKNIVIFFGMLVCFLMANGQSKYFEKSISWGWGQSGHEIEYINDTTIFIGGGTIINPGESEKVFLFFTDKLIENTSVVFYGDGTGKFVGQDMQPTPFGYAICGWRNDWMGSTYDYPYLLETDHEGNILNNYDLREFPYEGGAIALLYYPETNTYYIGGNTWYSGTSTQMLLIKMTNGEVVWRRYYDDYDHLNAIVKLLPTPDNGVYAVGMVDVYPSFYFGNFYLAKINALGDKEWSNTYSIGFEDQCTDGLQIDNGGFLIAGGSNLPGAVNNSKKYPSLLCLDSLRNELWNKIYFPESSGGGYIGKVIQDGDNFICIGGKRDTVNSFTKAFIMKIRGSDGEPLWVRFYDYGVQHDYFYSFTPVPQPLGGFVCVGRTEPVSGADVYIVKTNCMGLLTLPQAAFSVSQDPNLPARFQFTNQSQYTYPDSIDGGYYHLDWGDSSPPYLCGQGYAPCTQDTLIHTYQTEGIYGITLQAIVCNDTSTQIQSICFGFAPNPQAEFSYQDFGGTIIFTNLSQNSYLAQGGYYVWDFGDGSPPVSAEHPTHEYEENGSYTVTLTVVVCADTSVYSQEVVVQTVGNPPQPLQGGELQSMLQVYPNPAQNTLTFAFTEGQTPPSGGWGVTGDLGVKLLSLTGQTMLQTTLAKGETHKTISVAHLPEGLYVYVVENGGAVLARGKVTVVR; encoded by the coding sequence ATGCTTAAAAATATAGTTATATTCTTTGGCATGCTCGTTTGTTTTTTAATGGCAAACGGGCAATCAAAATATTTTGAAAAAAGTATATCATGGGGTTGGGGACAAAGCGGACACGAAATAGAATATATTAATGACACAACGATATTTATTGGAGGGGGAACAATTATTAATCCGGGCGAAAGCGAAAAGGTATTTTTATTTTTCACTGATAAACTCATTGAAAATACATCTGTTGTATTTTATGGAGATGGAACAGGAAAGTTTGTTGGTCAGGATATGCAGCCCACTCCGTTTGGTTATGCGATATGCGGATGGAGGAATGATTGGATGGGAAGTACCTATGACTACCCTTACCTTTTAGAAACAGACCACGAGGGCAACATCCTGAACAATTACGATTTACGAGAATTCCCTTATGAAGGAGGTGCCATTGCCTTACTCTACTACCCCGAAACCAATACCTACTATATAGGCGGGAATACCTGGTATAGCGGTACCAGTACCCAAATGTTGCTCATCAAGATGACCAACGGAGAAGTGGTTTGGCGAAGATATTATGATGATTATGACCACTTGAATGCGATAGTTAAACTACTACCAACACCTGACAACGGGGTTTATGCAGTAGGCATGGTAGATGTTTATCCTTCTTTTTATTTTGGGAATTTTTATTTGGCAAAAATTAATGCCTTGGGCGATAAAGAGTGGAGTAATACTTATAGCATAGGATTTGAAGATCAATGCACAGATGGTTTGCAGATAGATAACGGAGGTTTTTTAATAGCCGGAGGAAGCAATTTGCCGGGTGCTGTAAATAATAGTAAGAAATATCCTTCTTTACTATGTTTAGATTCTCTTAGAAATGAACTTTGGAATAAAATTTATTTTCCTGAAAGTTCAGGAGGTGGATACATAGGAAAGGTTATTCAGGATGGCGACAACTTTATATGTATTGGAGGCAAACGCGATACGGTCAACAGTTTTACAAAAGCCTTCATCATGAAAATTCGCGGCAGCGATGGAGAACCTTTATGGGTGCGTTTTTATGATTATGGGGTACAGCACGATTATTTTTACAGTTTCACCCCCGTTCCGCAACCTTTGGGCGGTTTTGTGTGTGTAGGTCGTACAGAACCGGTGTCAGGTGCCGATGTATATATCGTCAAAACCAACTGCATGGGCTTGCTCACGCTGCCGCAGGCGGCGTTTTCCGTTTCGCAAGACCCCAATCTGCCCGCCCGCTTCCAGTTTACCAATCAAAGCCAATACACCTACCCCGACAGCATAGACGGCGGATACTACCATTTAGACTGGGGCGATAGCAGCCCGCCCTACCTCTGCGGGCAAGGCTACGCCCCCTGCACCCAAGATACGCTCATTCACACCTACCAGACAGAGGGCATCTACGGCATTACCCTGCAAGCCATTGTTTGCAACGACACCTCCACACAAATCCAATCCATCTGTTTCGGCTTCGCTCCAAATCCGCAGGCAGAATTTAGTTACCAGGATTTCGGTGGCACCATCATATTTACCAACCTAAGCCAAAACAGCTACCTTGCCCAAGGCGGCTATTATGTTTGGGATTTTGGCGACGGCAGCCCGCCGGTTTCGGCAGAACACCCCACTCACGAATACGAAGAAAACGGCAGCTACACCGTTACCCTGACGGTAGTAGTTTGTGCCGATACTTCGGTGTATTCGCAGGAGGTGGTCGTGCAAACGGTAGGAAACCCACCCCAACCCCTCCAAGGAGGGGAATTACAGAGCATGTTGCAGGTTTATCCCAACCCCGCCCAAAACACCCTAACCTTTGCCTTTACAGAAGGCCAAACTCCCCCTTCAGGGGGCTGGGGGGTAACAGGGGATTTAGGGGTAAAACTCCTCTCCCTCACCGGTCAGACCATGTTGCAAACCACCCTCGCCAAAGGCGAAACCCATAAAACCATTTCGGTGGCGCATCTGCCGGAGGGGTTGTATGTTTATGTGGTTGAGAACGGTGGGGCTGTTTTGGCGCGGGGCAAGGTGACAGTGGTGAGATAG
- a CDS encoding transposase: MKKPSKQAVTSIDATKLPVCHIHRQSQNRVFKDIAAKGKTSTGWFFGLKLHLVINQFGEIVKFAFTAGNVADNNHNLLRYLLGNLQGKCDRQRLLHQTL; the protein is encoded by the coding sequence GTGAAAAAGCCCTCAAAACAGGCTGTTACTTCCATAGACGCAACCAAATTACCGGTATGCCATATACATCGTCAAAGCCAAAATCGGGTGTTTAAAGACATCGCTGCCAAAGGTAAGACCTCCACAGGTTGGTTCTTTGGCTTGAAGTTGCATTTAGTCATCAACCAATTCGGAGAAATTGTTAAGTTTGCGTTTACTGCTGGAAATGTGGCAGACAATAACCACAACTTGCTGCGCTATCTGTTGGGCAACTTGCAGGGCAAATGCGACAGACAAAGGCTATTACACCAAACTCTTTGA
- a CDS encoding T9SS type A sorting domain-containing protein: MQINNSIVNFLFEGCCCQSTSTGFAGPDVEKCNDGITISIGTNPIVNYNYIWLPSDGLNDTNVANPTANPITTTTYIVTVTDADGCTATDDVIVTVNQLPVANAGDDQTICSGDPATLIATGGINYSWSTGETSATITVTPATTSTYTVIVTGANECTASDDVIVNVNSLLNANAGDDQTICSGDPATLIATGGINYSWSTGETSATITVTPATTSTYTVIVTGANECTASDDVIVNVNSLPNANAGDDQTICSGDPATLIATGGINYSWSTGETSATITITPATTSTYTVIVTGSNECTASDDVIVTVNQLPVANAGDDQTICSGDPATLIATGGINFSWSTGETSATITITPATTSTYTVIVTGANECTASDDVIVNVNQLPTANAGADESICTGQTTTLTATGGGTYLWSTGQITPTISVSPTTTTNYTVTVTDTNNGCTATDDVTVTVNPLPIANAGNDKAICLGMEITLTATGGNTYLWSNGQLSQSITVSPIVTTTYTVTVTDVNGCSTTDDVAIIVNPLPDMPVIDDLQPQYCIGDVIQLNFTPPDGVLTIIDPNGNDADLIAPYTFIAGIEGNYLILYEVSNEWGCSETLNEVTTVALCCPPPEDDTPEIIDNPYELACCLHDTDFLIDQNSNGLTMVYDNMAYVVQSTGTWSSGVGNNELETVFGAATDGIIRINTDIIFPRGVTVTLLDIDLRFGSKGRIIIEQGATLQIQMNVVMSGLCNTVWQGIQVVGPGKGNPRMIELDGLPNYGVLQCTGDLRLSEAIIGMAGMRLPLLDVDDMANQIIIELDPLCTDPNSPYCQTLTPILLQEATNSGVAVNSSGGVIRTQAGTLTACFQSINLSHFNNSPPLGTLWSQIEGTGFNSGALPYPFNVLPGMMPLQSEAGIYGEAYARLRIVNNNSFGNLKYGIRGFYANSWIVQDNSFQNCRVGISAANSPFSTDQFTVTQNTFTYCNFAIQAFGGRVSTNSNHITGLWPNSPDNFGICAVSTRFSIYNDHINNTGAALLLLNNSWETNIAQECVLQDNLVGAWLIGDNIGSFLYCNQFISNVAPWLLQDDTPNSIIGALDDQGDCDPFFPNPADNVFVSTLGLYDIVSVIDDAFTYNYRPGTPELLPSILDSPPPGGGNVIESDECVYTLSGSVSCHTWQEIPEGMIEELEEERQRNYVLFKRYWYYLSEEQDTTAAITLLNSVNTDFAKRLLITWALQTQNYTQAQALRNTLPTTSEEEQRYRQFLDLELELNQSNRTWRQLTSEEEALLRQIAQSQTMAAMDARVALYMGYGEEIYVNLPLFPQVIAESISQLQLQFKNNSSNSKVINVYPNPAYQSIDIDYNLSDSTEAKIVFYNSIGISVYNKNLKSGGKLNIDISSWKSGVYYYNLITNTDVIVSNRLVVIK, translated from the coding sequence GTGCAAATAAATAATTCTATTGTTAACTTTTTATTTGAAGGTTGTTGTTGCCAAAGCACATCTACCGGTTTCGCCGGACCTGATGTGGAAAAATGTAATGATGGCATCACCATTAGTATTGGCACAAACCCAATTGTTAATTATAACTATATATGGTTGCCATCTGATGGATTAAATGATACAAATGTAGCTAACCCAACAGCCAATCCTATAACCACCACCACTTACATCGTAACAGTAACCGATGCCGACGGTTGCACTGCCACAGATGATGTAATTGTAACGGTAAACCAGCTACCCGTTGCTAACGCAGGTGATGACCAAACCATATGCTCAGGTGATCCCGCCACTCTCATCGCAACAGGAGGCATAAATTATAGTTGGAGCACTGGTGAAACCTCAGCCACCATTACGGTAACACCTGCTACCACAAGCACATACACCGTAATCGTTACAGGAGCCAACGAATGTACGGCATCAGATGATGTAATTGTAAATGTAAACTCGTTACTAAATGCTAATGCAGGTGATGACCAAACCATATGCTCAGGTGATCCCGCCACTCTCATCGCAACAGGAGGCATAAATTATAGTTGGAGCACTGGTGAAACCTCAGCCACCATTACAGTAACACCTGCTACCACAAGCACATACACCGTAATCGTTACAGGAGCCAACGAATGTACGGCATCAGATGATGTAATTGTAAATGTAAACTCGTTACCAAATGCTAATGCAGGTGATGACCAAACCATATGCTCAGGTGATCCCGCCACTCTCATCGCAACAGGAGGCATAAATTATAGTTGGAGCACTGGTGAAACCTCAGCCACCATTACAATAACACCTGCTACCACAAGCACATACACCGTAATCGTTACAGGATCCAACGAATGTACAGCATCAGATGATGTAATTGTAACGGTAAACCAGCTACCAGTTGCTAACGCAGGTGATGACCAAACCATATGCTCAGGTGATCCCGCCACTCTCATCGCAACAGGAGGCATAAATTTTAGTTGGAGCACTGGTGAAACCTCAGCCACCATTACAATAACACCTGCTACCACAAGCACATACACCGTAATCGTTACAGGAGCCAACGAATGTACGGCATCAGATGATGTAATTGTAAATGTAAACCAGCTACCCACTGCCAACGCTGGAGCAGACGAAAGTATATGCACTGGACAAACTACCACTCTCACCGCAACAGGCGGGGGCACGTACCTGTGGAGTACCGGACAAATAACCCCAACTATCTCCGTATCCCCAACTACTACTACAAATTACACTGTTACAGTTACCGATACCAACAACGGTTGCACTGCCACCGATGATGTAACAGTAACAGTAAACCCGCTACCCATTGCTAACGCAGGCAACGACAAAGCTATTTGCCTTGGCATGGAAATCACACTCACTGCCACCGGTGGCAACACCTATTTATGGAGCAACGGCCAATTAAGTCAGTCTATTACAGTCAGTCCTATCGTAACTACTACCTACACAGTAACCGTTACCGATGTTAACGGCTGTTCCACTACCGACGATGTTGCTATAATCGTAAACCCTCTGCCCGATATGCCTGTTATAGACGATTTGCAACCACAATATTGTATTGGTGATGTGATACAACTCAACTTTACACCGCCCGATGGAGTGCTAACAATAATAGACCCCAATGGCAACGATGCAGACCTCATTGCCCCCTATACCTTTATTGCCGGTATAGAAGGTAATTACCTTATCCTATATGAGGTGAGCAATGAATGGGGCTGTTCGGAAACGCTAAACGAAGTAACCACCGTTGCGCTTTGCTGCCCGCCACCTGAAGACGATACTCCCGAAATAATTGACAACCCCTACGAACTTGCCTGTTGTCTTCATGACACCGATTTCCTGATAGACCAAAACTCTAACGGACTAACGATGGTATATGACAATATGGCTTATGTCGTGCAAAGTACCGGTACATGGAGTTCAGGTGTGGGCAATAATGAATTGGAAACCGTTTTCGGTGCTGCAACTGATGGTATTATTAGAATAAATACCGACATTATTTTTCCAAGAGGCGTTACAGTTACGTTGCTCGATATTGATTTGCGTTTTGGTTCAAAAGGACGCATTATTATAGAACAAGGAGCTACTTTACAAATACAAATGAACGTAGTCATGAGCGGACTATGCAACACCGTTTGGCAGGGCATACAAGTCGTTGGACCCGGAAAAGGCAACCCACGCATGATTGAACTGGATGGCTTACCTAACTATGGCGTATTGCAATGCACCGGCGATCTTCGTCTATCCGAAGCCATAATCGGTATGGCAGGTATGCGGTTGCCGCTTTTAGATGTAGATGATATGGCAAATCAGATTATTATAGAATTAGACCCCTTATGTACCGACCCTAACAGCCCCTATTGTCAAACACTAACCCCGATTTTATTGCAGGAAGCTACAAATTCAGGAGTTGCCGTTAACTCATCGGGAGGGGTAATACGCACCCAAGCGGGTACACTAACAGCCTGCTTTCAAAGTATCAACTTAAGCCATTTCAACAACTCGCCGCCGCTTGGTACGCTTTGGTCGCAGATAGAAGGCACCGGTTTTAATAGCGGCGCACTACCATATCCGTTTAATGTGTTGCCCGGTATGATGCCGCTCCAAAGCGAAGCCGGTATTTACGGCGAAGCGTATGCCCGATTGCGAATTGTTAATAATAATTCTTTTGGCAATCTGAAATATGGTATCAGAGGTTTTTATGCCAATAGCTGGATAGTACAGGATAACTCTTTTCAAAATTGCAGAGTTGGAATTTCTGCCGCTAATTCTCCTTTCAGTACCGACCAATTTACTGTTACTCAAAACACATTTACTTATTGCAATTTTGCCATCCAAGCCTTTGGCGGCAGGGTTAGCACTAATAGTAACCATATAACAGGTTTGTGGCCAAATTCGCCCGATAATTTTGGTATTTGCGCCGTAAGTACCCGATTTTCTATCTACAACGACCATATCAACAACACCGGTGCTGCCCTGCTGCTGCTCAACAACAGTTGGGAAACCAATATCGCTCAGGAATGTGTATTGCAAGATAATTTGGTGGGTGCATGGCTTATAGGCGACAACATAGGTTCTTTCTTGTATTGCAACCAATTTATCTCCAATGTAGCTCCTTGGCTGTTGCAAGACGATACACCCAATAGCATTATAGGCGCTTTAGACGACCAAGGGGATTGCGATCCGTTTTTCCCCAACCCCGCCGACAATGTTTTTGTAAGCACCTTGGGGTTGTACGACATCGTATCGGTGATAGATGATGCCTTTACCTATAACTACCGCCCCGGCACCCCCGAACTCTTACCCTCTATTTTAGACTCTCCACCTCCCGGCGGAGGTAATGTTATTGAATCTGATGAGTGTGTTTATACATTATCCGGTAGTGTAAGCTGCCATACCTGGCAGGAAATACCCGAAGGTATGATTGAAGAGTTAGAAGAGGAGCGGCAAAGAAACTATGTCTTATTTAAAAGATACTGGTACTATTTGTCTGAAGAACAAGATACCACAGCCGCCATAACATTATTAAACAGCGTTAATACCGATTTTGCCAAACGCTTATTGATTACATGGGCATTGCAAACGCAAAACTACACTCAGGCGCAAGCACTTAGAAACACCTTGCCTACAACAAGCGAAGAAGAACAACGCTACCGGCAGTTCCTTGATTTGGAATTAGAACTCAACCAAAGCAACCGAACATGGCGACAATTAACATCGGAAGAGGAAGCACTACTGCGCCAGATAGCCCAAAGCCAAACTATGGCCGCTATGGACGCTCGGGTAGCACTCTATATGGGCTATGGCGAAGAAATTTATGTAAACCTACCCCTGTTTCCGCAAGTTATTGCCGAGAGTATTTCGCAGTTACAATTGCAGTTTAAGAACAACTCTTCAAATTCAAAAGTAATCAATGTATATCCTAACCCTGCTTATCAAAGCATAGATATTGATTACAATTTATCAGATAGTACAGAAGCAAAGATTGTGTTTTATAATTCTATAGGAATAAGTGTGTATAACAAAAATCTGAAAAGTGGAGGCAAACTAAATATTGACATCAGTAGCTGGAAGAGTGGGGTTTATTATTACAACCTCATAACAAATACAGATGTAATTGTCAGCAACCGGCTTGTAGTAATCAAGTGA